The Rubricoccus marinus nucleotide sequence TCGAGACGGAGCCTCTGGCGAAGGTCCGCTTCGTGCCGCTCCTCCCCGGCACGCCGGGGGCCTAGCGCGCCGGCCCTCGCGGTCTCTTCGGTTGCCGCCAGAGGCCGGAGGCCGGACCTTGAGCCGCCTCTGGCGCCGCTCTTCCTTTCTCGCCAGAGGCCTCACCCGCCCGCCGACCATGTCCGATCCTTCCTGGCGCCGCGCGCCGCTCCGCTTTCTCCAGGGCCTGCTCATGGGCTCCGCCGACATTATCCCGGGCGTGAGTGGCGGCACGATGGCGCTGATCGTGGGCATCTACAAAGACCTCATCGCCGCCATCGGCGACGGGTTCACGGCGGTCGTCACGCTCGTGCGCGGGCGTCCGCGAGAGGCCTGGGCCCAGCTCCGCGAGATTCCGTGGCCGCTGCTCGCGCCTCTGGCGGTGGGCATCGGCGTGGCGATCGTGATCGGGAGCCTGATCGTGCCGGAGCTGCTGGACACGTACCCGATCCAGTGCCGCGCGCTCTTTTTCGGGCTCGTCGCCGCCTCGCTCGTGATCCCGTGGCGCGAGCGGCACGAGCACCGCACGTGGCACTACGCCGTCGCCGTGGTGGCCGCGCTCGCGGCGTTTTTCCTCGTCGGCCTCCCGCGCAGCGGCGACGCTGCGGACCCCGGTTTTTTCCGCATCGCCGCCACGGCCGCGGTCGCCATCAACGCGATGATCCTGCCGGGCGTGAGCGGCGCGTTCCTCCTCGAAGTCCTCGGGCTGTACCGCCCCACGCTGGAGGCGCTCCGCAGCCTGGACGTCGGCTACGTCCTCACGTTCGCGCTCGGGGCCGGGCTGGGCCTCGGCCTCGCCGCCAAAGCTCTCAGCTGGCTCCTCGACCGCCACCACGACGTGACCATGACCGTCCTCGTCGGGCTTCTGGCGGGCTCGCTCCGCGCACTCTGGCCGTGGGTCGGCTTCGCCGAGCACACCGGCTCGGACGGCATCGTGGAGCGCGTGCCGGACCCGTCCACGCTCCTCAGCCCCAACGCAGATCCCGCGCTGATGCTCGGCAGCGGCGTGGGCTGGGCGCCGGCGCTCGGCCTCGCGCTGCTCGGCTTCGGCATCGTGGCCGCGCTGACGTACGCCGGCCGCAAGAGGCTCGGGACCGGCGCGGATGAGCCCGTCGCGGACCTGCCCGAGAACTGAGCCTCTGGCGCCAGAGGCCGCGCCGCGAGGCAGGGTGTTTACCGGAAGCGGGGGTTGACCGTCTGGTTGAAGATGGAGCCGAAGGAGTACGTGATCCCGAGGTTGCCGAAGTAGCGGAAGTTGGTGGCCAACTCGCGCTGCTGCGTCAGGATCTCCTCGGGCGACCGGTCGCCAGCGGCCAGCGAGAGCTGGTTGCGGATGTAGCTCGCCGAGGCGTACACGTCCACCTGCAGGCCGCGCGCCACGCGGACGTTGAAGCCACCGTTTAAGCCGGCCTGGTACTTATCCGGCCGGGAGAGGTACTGCTGGCCGAACACCGATACGTCCACCGAGCCCCACGGCTGCGAGAGGTTGGTGCCGATCTCCACGGCGTGCCGGGGGAGCACCTCGCGGATCTCCCCGAAGATGGTCGTGTCCGCGTAGGCCGCCACCTCCACGCCCAGCCCGTACTTTGCCGTGACGAGCCGCTGCGTGGACTCGCTGTACGGGTACAGGCTGTACTCGACCGCCGGTCCGGCGATAAACCGCGCGTCGAAGTTGGAAAACGTGTTCCGGTTGACCGATCCCTCGAAGCCCGCCGTGAGGTGCTCGGAGAGGCTCCGCGCCACGAGCCCGCTGCCGCCCTGGCTGGAGGTCTCGCTCACGATCGTCGTCACGCTGTCGATGTCGAACGCGTCGCGGTTGTAGCTGCTAAAAACGTTCAGCCGTGTTTTCCAGGCCTCCGTCGTCCGCTCGGCGCTGAAGTTGCCGTAGCCGTTAAACGACGACGACCGCGACTGCCCTTGGAAAAACGACGAGCCGCTCAGGCTGAACACCCACCCGTTCCACGGGTCGGCCTCGGGCACCGCCGCCTCGCCCGTGGCCTCTGGCGCGGCGTAGGCGATGGTCAGCCGCTCCGCCAGAGGCGTCCGCGCGACGTAGCCCGTCAGCCCGAGGCGCAGGCGCGAGAGCAGCGCGCGCCGCGCGTCGTCCTCCGTCGCGTCGGCGGGGACGGAGACGTTCAGGCGGTTTGTCTGGCCGTCGTACGTGTTCCGGCCCGAGAACGCGAGCGCATACCGCTGCCCGCCTCCGCCCGTGCTCTCGCTGGTGATGAGCACGAACACGTCGGCGTCGCCCTGGTCGCGGACGAACTGCACGTAGGGCAGTTCGGTCTGGAAGAAGTCCCGGTCGCAGCCGCCGGTCTGGCAGTCGTACGCCACGCGGAGCGTGCCCGTCGGGGCCTCTTGCGCCAGAGGCGCCGAGGCGAGGAACGCGAGCATCAAGAGGAGGGAGGCGGCGCGAAACGGCATAGACGTAGGGAGGGTTCGATTCGGATAGAATACAGCGGAAAGCGCTTCCGGTACGCACCGTCCTACGAAGTGCCTGGCGCAGGTTACGCGGCGCGTGCAATCGCACGAGGGCCGCCGGGAAGGGGCCGTCCGTCTGCACCGGGGACCGTTGGGAGGCCGCGGAGTTGCTGGCCGCCAGAGGCCTGCTCGGCCCGGGCCTCTGGCGCTGCGGATCCGAGGCGCACCGGGCGCGTCCTACCCCGTCCCTCTCCGCCCGCACGTCCCCGATGGCTCTCTCGATTGCTTCTCAGGTCGCCGACCTCCTCGCGTCCACCGCTCCCTTCGACTCCCTCTCCGACGCCGAGCGCGCGTCGCTCACGGAGAAGATGACGCTGGAGATCTACGCGCCGGGCGAGGTCGTGCTCGAGCAGGGCGAAGACATCCACCGCGCGCTGTACTTCGTCGCCGAAGGCCTCGTGCGGCTGACCGACGCTGAGGAGGACCGCTTGGTGGACATGCGCGGCTCGGGCTCCACCTTCGGCTCCTACGGCCTCATGCAAGGCGGCGCGCTCCCCTTCGAGGCGCGAGCCGTGGAGCAGACCACGTGCGCCCTCATCGCCGCCGACGCGTTTAAGCGGCTCCGGGGCGAGAACGATGCCTTCGCGTCGTACTTCGAGGAGGACATGAAGCGCTACGTGCGCGGCCTCGACACCGAAACCGACGCGCAGGGCGCGTTCCTCCTGTTCGACACCACGCTGGGATCGGTCGTCCGCGAAGGGACCGTGGCTGTGACTCCCGAGACGACCGTGCGCGACGCCGTCCGCCAGATGTGCGCCGCCGAGCGCGACGCGGTCGTGATCGTACAAGCTGGGGCGCCGGTGGGGATCATCACCGAGGGCGATGTCGCCGAAAAAGTTGTGGCCGGCACAGCAGACGCCGACGGACCTGTCATGGCGCTCGTCGAGCGCCCGCCCATCGCGCTCCGCACCGAGGCCCGTCTTTTCGACGCCGTCCGCACCATGATGGCGCACCGCGTCCGCCGCGTCGTCGTCACCGGCGCCGACGGCAAGCTCGCCGGGCTCCTCTCCAGCGAGGACATCGCGCACGTCCGCGGCCTGGACCCCGTGGCGACGACCGAGCGCATGGAGCGCTCGCCCACCGTCGCGGACCTCGCGGCCATCCGCGCCGAGAGCACCCGCCGCCTGGGCCGCCTTGCCGGCCAGGGCGTGCAGAGCGAGGATCTCCTCTCGGTCACGACCGAGGTAGACGATCAGCTCAAGGAGCGCCTGTTCCACCTCGTCGAAGAAGAGCTCCGGAGCGAGTGGAAAGAGACGCGCCCCAACGATGTCGTGGACGGCGCGTGGGCGTGGCTCGCGTTTGGCCCCGCCGGCCGCCTCGAAAGCGCCCTCAACGTGGGCCAGGACAACGGGCTCGTTTACGACGACGCCTCTGGCGAGCACGCGCCGGCCTACTACGAAGAGCTCGCGACGCGCATCGTGGCCGCGCTGGAGCGCTGCGGCTTCCAGCCGCCGGACGAGGGCGTGACCGCCCGCGCCGAAGCGTTCCGCCAGCCTCTGGCGGCGTGGCGCGCGGCCTACGCCCATTGGGCGAGCGCGCAGGACGCCGACGCCACCTCGCGCGCGGCGCTGTGCTTCGACCTCCGCGTGCTCCACGGCGACGACGCGCTTGGCGACGCGCTGATCGAGACCATCCGCGAGCACCTGCCCAATGAGCGGCTCGTGCGCGTCCTCGCCAGCGGCGGCACCAACACCAGCCTGCCGCTGAGCACTTTCAACCGCTTCGAGACCGACGAAGGCCCGGACGGCCGCGAAGGCATCGACCTCCGCCACCGCGTGCTCCAGCCCATCGTGCAGATGGCGCGCGCGATGGCCGTAGACACGGACTTTTTCCGCTCCGCCAACACCTTCGACCGGCTCCGCCACGTCGCCGAGTCCGATCACAAGGCCTCTGGCGTGGCGCAGTCGCTGCTCCCCGCCCTCGCGACGCTCGTGGACCTCCACCTCCGCGAGCAGATGGCCGTCGCCGAGCGCGGCGGCACGCCGACCGACCGCCTCGATCCCGGCCGCCTGCACCAGAGCCAGCAGAACCTCCTCAAGGAGACGCTCAAGACCATCGGCAAGGCGCAAAAGGACCTCGGCAAGCTCTACGGCACCTGAGCCGCCCCCGCGCGAGCCTCTAGCGCCAGAGGCTCGCGCGCCGGTCCGCGGAACACCTCGCGGCGGTGCCACGCCGCAGAGGGCTCCGCCACGCGGTAGCCGCTCTGCACGGGCTGCGCCAGAGGCCGCCCGTGGTAGGCGAGCAGCCAGCGCTCGAAGCCCTCGCCCCCGTGCGCGTCCTCGGCCACGTCGACAATTATCTCGTGCGAGGACGACGGCGCGAGCGTGTACGCGCCGCGGTCCAGTAGCCGGTGGTGGAGCGCACACAGCGCGAGGCCGTTCGGTACCTCGTCGGCGCCGCCCGCTTGGTGCCATTTCACGTGCGCGGCGTCCAGCCCGACAAGCGTGCGACCGACGCGGGTCTCGAAGCCGCACACAGCGCAGCGGTAGCCGTACGCGCGGAGCACGGCCTCGCGAAAGGCACGGTCCCGCTTCCGCCTCTGGCGAGGCGCGCCAGAGGCCCCGAGCGCGTCGAGGTCCAGCCCGACGGCGTCCAGGATCGGCTCGTGGAGCGTCGGGGCGAAGTGGGCGTCCAGCAGCAACCTAGCAATGTCCGCGATTGATTCGGGCCTCTGGCGAAACGTCTCCTCTACTGCTGGTGCGAAGCCCCCGGATGGGTTCACGGTGCGCAAGGATGTGATCGTCGGATCGCCAGAGGCTGTGAACACGATCCCCTCCGTCGGAATGACCTTCCAAACGCCGTCTCGCTGCAACCGCCAGAACGGGTAGTGAGGGTTTGGGCGGGACTGAGAGCGGCCGAAGTCCACTAGCAACTCTGCCAGTGGCCCTTCAACGGAGGCGTAGGGGAGTTGTGGCTCGCTAGAGGCGAAGCGCCCAAGCGCGTGCAGAAGCAGCAAGGGCTTGTGGGGCGCTCGTTTGCTACCGTTTTCCCAGACGGTTAGGCTCGAAAAAAGGCGTGTCAGATCGTCCGGGCTCATGGGCCGAACCTACCGCCTCTGGCGCCAGAGGCCGGGCGCTAGTTGCGCCGGATCGTGCCGCGCCGGATCACGCGCGCGGGCCCTCGCTGGATCTGCGGTGTGCCCAGGGCGGGGGCGCCGAGAAGCTGCACCGAGCGGTCGTACGTGCGCTCCCACATGCGGATAAAGTTCTCCGCCGACTGGTCCAGCCGGTCCGTGCCGGGCGTGTTGAGCACCTTCAGGTCTTGGTGGAAGCCGGGCAACAGGCCGACGTGCGCGATGCCTCGGGCCGCCGCCTCGCGCGATGCTGCGGTCGAGCCTGGCTGGATCGCGCCGGCCTGGGCGGGTCTTGCCGTAACCTGAGGACGTGCCGTTCCGGGCCGTGAGACACTCGGCCGTGACGTGCTAGGCCGCGAGACGCTGGGCCGTGACGTCCCAGCTCGCACGGGCGTTCTCGATACCG carries:
- a CDS encoding DUF368 domain-containing protein; its protein translation is MSDPSWRRAPLRFLQGLLMGSADIIPGVSGGTMALIVGIYKDLIAAIGDGFTAVVTLVRGRPREAWAQLREIPWPLLAPLAVGIGVAIVIGSLIVPELLDTYPIQCRALFFGLVAASLVIPWRERHEHRTWHYAVAVVAALAAFFLVGLPRSGDAADPGFFRIAATAAVAINAMILPGVSGAFLLEVLGLYRPTLEALRSLDVGYVLTFALGAGLGLGLAAKALSWLLDRHHDVTMTVLVGLLAGSLRALWPWVGFAEHTGSDGIVERVPDPSTLLSPNADPALMLGSGVGWAPALGLALLGFGIVAALTYAGRKRLGTGADEPVADLPEN
- a CDS encoding DUF294 nucleotidyltransferase-like domain-containing protein translates to MALSIASQVADLLASTAPFDSLSDAERASLTEKMTLEIYAPGEVVLEQGEDIHRALYFVAEGLVRLTDAEEDRLVDMRGSGSTFGSYGLMQGGALPFEARAVEQTTCALIAADAFKRLRGENDAFASYFEEDMKRYVRGLDTETDAQGAFLLFDTTLGSVVREGTVAVTPETTVRDAVRQMCAAERDAVVIVQAGAPVGIITEGDVAEKVVAGTADADGPVMALVERPPIALRTEARLFDAVRTMMAHRVRRVVVTGADGKLAGLLSSEDIAHVRGLDPVATTERMERSPTVADLAAIRAESTRRLGRLAGQGVQSEDLLSVTTEVDDQLKERLFHLVEEELRSEWKETRPNDVVDGAWAWLAFGPAGRLESALNVGQDNGLVYDDASGEHAPAYYEELATRIVAALERCGFQPPDEGVTARAEAFRQPLAAWRAAYAHWASAQDADATSRAALCFDLRVLHGDDALGDALIETIREHLPNERLVRVLASGGTNTSLPLSTFNRFETDEGPDGREGIDLRHRVLQPIVQMARAMAVDTDFFRSANTFDRLRHVAESDHKASGVAQSLLPALATLVDLHLREQMAVAERGGTPTDRLDPGRLHQSQQNLLKETLKTIGKAQKDLGKLYGT
- a CDS encoding phosphorothioated DNA-binding restriction endonuclease, giving the protein MSPDDLTRLFSSLTVWENGSKRAPHKPLLLLHALGRFASSEPQLPYASVEGPLAELLVDFGRSQSRPNPHYPFWRLQRDGVWKVIPTEGIVFTASGDPTITSLRTVNPSGGFAPAVEETFRQRPESIADIARLLLDAHFAPTLHEPILDAVGLDLDALGASGAPRQRRKRDRAFREAVLRAYGYRCAVCGFETRVGRTLVGLDAAHVKWHQAGGADEVPNGLALCALHHRLLDRGAYTLAPSSSHEIIVDVAEDAHGGEGFERWLLAYHGRPLAQPVQSGYRVAEPSAAWHRREVFRGPAREPLALEARAGAAQVP